The following are encoded together in the Capsulimonas corticalis genome:
- a CDS encoding ankyrin repeat domain-containing protein: MARKPFRTPESDALPPVDLYEAIGGSAKCRELSAAFYARVDNDPTLAPLFPGKTHKCAIEEMSAFLAQFLGGPSKDAQRRWWLSLRESHLRFSIGQKERKVWVEMMAKTLSDMEMSQTMRSALMELFEESSAYLVNTGPAVAATTCQPETSDVHTQIRHRWEQQCELDKAVLAVREGDLNRVTALIEGPLLPSWLQQSRSVFTQFVGVLIGSGHDVMAEYALQTLWENPDLAHERYSGRTLLHAAAAAGNLPMVAHLLDLGVDADVQDERGHTPLHSAGNECGGSGAVVRALVHGGASVDACDGVKRCTALHMAARRGNVEVAKALVEFAANIEARDSLGETPLRRAVNCGKTAVAAYLLARGADPLSVGSKGLTPLSAARSDQMRRLLQTGIRK; this comes from the coding sequence ATGGCGAGAAAACCTTTCAGGACGCCGGAATCTGACGCCCTTCCCCCCGTTGACCTGTACGAGGCGATTGGCGGCTCGGCGAAATGCCGCGAGCTTTCCGCCGCGTTCTATGCCCGGGTCGACAACGATCCCACTCTGGCCCCTCTGTTTCCGGGAAAGACTCACAAGTGCGCCATCGAGGAGATGTCGGCGTTCCTGGCTCAGTTCCTGGGCGGCCCTTCGAAAGACGCGCAGCGCCGATGGTGGTTAAGCCTCCGTGAGTCCCATCTTCGGTTTTCGATCGGGCAGAAGGAGCGGAAAGTGTGGGTAGAAATGATGGCCAAAACCTTATCCGATATGGAGATGAGCCAGACCATGCGCAGCGCGTTGATGGAGCTTTTCGAGGAATCATCCGCATATCTTGTCAATACTGGCCCGGCAGTGGCCGCGACAACTTGCCAGCCGGAAACTTCGGACGTACACACGCAGATTCGACATCGATGGGAGCAGCAATGCGAGTTAGATAAAGCTGTGTTGGCGGTCCGCGAGGGCGACTTAAACCGCGTGACTGCTCTTATCGAGGGGCCGCTGCTGCCGTCGTGGCTCCAGCAGAGCCGCTCAGTGTTCACGCAGTTCGTAGGAGTTTTGATCGGAAGCGGCCATGACGTCATGGCGGAATACGCGCTGCAAACGTTGTGGGAGAATCCCGATCTGGCGCACGAACGCTACAGCGGACGCACCCTGCTGCACGCGGCGGCCGCCGCCGGGAATTTGCCGATGGTTGCGCACCTCCTAGACCTGGGCGTCGACGCCGACGTCCAGGACGAACGCGGTCATACACCGCTCCACAGCGCAGGAAACGAATGCGGCGGTTCCGGCGCTGTCGTGAGAGCGTTGGTTCATGGCGGCGCAAGCGTGGATGCCTGTGACGGGGTTAAACGCTGCACGGCGCTGCACATGGCGGCGAGGCGCGGTAATGTCGAGGTTGCCAAGGCGTTAGTGGAATTCGCCGCGAATATCGAAGCGCGGGACAGTCTTGGCGAAACGCCGCTTCGGCGCGCCGTCAATTGCGGGAAGACTGCTGTCGCGGCGTACCTGTTGGCGCGGGGAGCTGATCCGCTTTCCGTGGGAAGCAAGGGCCTCACTCCCCTCTCGGCCGCGCGCAGCGACCAAATGCGGCGCTTATTGCAAACCGGGATCAGGAAGTAA